From the genome of Candidatus Sulfotelmatobacter sp., one region includes:
- a CDS encoding DUF5668 domain-containing protein, whose protein sequence is MPDLQSTESGRRIYGAQLRAPITFTGRLVFGLIVLTLGVIWTLDNLGIVDSTPLLRWWPALLMAAGLARLTGVGARQSVVSGTVMTTIGAILLAGNLHLMHARILWPLALITLGASLVFRSVRAPALGGSGGDVQAEVHNFAMMAGLVLKNVSQQFRGGDLSAMMGGIQLDLRGAAAAGPEVVLDVFTWWGGIDITVPPDWRVVTHVTPIMGGYDDHTKPYAGEAKTTLVIRGVVIMGGIEVKN, encoded by the coding sequence ATGCCTGATCTCCAGTCGACCGAATCGGGCCGTCGCATCTACGGCGCCCAGCTGCGCGCGCCGATCACCTTCACCGGCCGGCTGGTTTTTGGACTGATCGTCTTGACCCTGGGCGTCATCTGGACGCTCGACAACCTGGGCATCGTGGACTCAACGCCGCTGCTGCGCTGGTGGCCCGCGCTGCTGATGGCCGCGGGCCTCGCGCGGCTCACCGGCGTCGGCGCGCGGCAGAGCGTGGTGTCGGGCACGGTGATGACCACGATCGGAGCGATCCTGCTCGCCGGCAACCTTCACCTGATGCACGCGCGGATACTGTGGCCGCTCGCCCTGATCACCCTCGGGGCGTCCCTCGTGTTCCGTTCGGTGCGCGCTCCGGCACTGGGCGGCTCGGGCGGCGACGTTCAGGCCGAGGTGCACAACTTCGCGATGATGGCGGGGCTGGTGCTGAAAAACGTCTCGCAGCAGTTCCGCGGCGGCGACTTGAGCGCGATGATGGGTGGCATCCAGCTGGATCTGCGCGGCGCCGCGGCAGCCGGGCCGGAAGTCGTGCTCGACGTGTTTACCTGGTGGGGTGGCATCGACATCACCGTGCCGCCCGACTGGCGCGTAGTGACCCACGTCACTCCGATCATGGGCGGCTACGACGATCACACCAAGCCTTACGCCGGAGAGGCGAAGACCACGCTGGTGATCCGCGGCGTGGTGATCATGGGTGGGATCGAGGTCAAGAACTGA
- a CDS encoding DUF5668 domain-containing protein, producing the protein MARRRASNRDRFFWGILFMGVGILFLLDQMGYADIGGWRHWWPWVAILMGVAHLILPSRPKDFGRGVMWILFGLWFMAADRGWHGLTWNNSWPLAFVAIGASIVIEVLVSRLDPGRPEEGGDAPKIS; encoded by the coding sequence ATGGCCCGGCGCAGAGCCAGCAATCGGGATCGGTTCTTCTGGGGAATACTCTTCATGGGCGTCGGCATTCTGTTCCTGCTCGACCAGATGGGCTACGCCGACATCGGGGGCTGGCGTCACTGGTGGCCGTGGGTCGCGATCCTGATGGGCGTCGCTCACCTGATCCTGCCCAGCCGTCCCAAGGATTTCGGGCGCGGCGTCATGTGGATCTTGTTCGGGCTCTGGTTCATGGCCGCGGATCGCGGCTGGCACGGACTCACCTGGAACAACTCATGGCCGCTGGCGTTCGTGGCGATCGGAGCGAGCATCGTGATCGAAGTGCTGGTCTCGCGCCTGGACCCGGGGCGTCCGGAGGAGGGCGGCGATGCTCCGAAGATTTCGTAG